The proteins below come from a single Marinobacter bohaiensis genomic window:
- a CDS encoding ATP-grasp domain-containing protein has protein sequence MRLISFDVFRTLGFPDTSVLKPEAFLRHKSELGEADWVLFPEYWQLNALVHGLKCRVFPSEASYRIGHDKIEMTRAFQTVAPAHTPWTMIEANGPQEREAIWQAMPLPFVAKAPRASMGEGVWLIETREDWQRYCEAAHVLYAQEYLPIDRDIRVVIVGDRVVTAYWRHQAPQGFYNNVARGGRIDNGPVPRAATALALQIARDLDINHAGFDIAMVGDYPYVLEFNRLFGNQGLNRGSDLRDAILDYLRNESDPKDPDTPLDPEPPMPIAV, from the coding sequence GTGCGACTGATTTCCTTTGATGTGTTCCGAACCCTTGGTTTTCCCGACACCTCGGTCCTGAAACCGGAGGCGTTCCTGCGTCACAAGAGCGAGCTGGGCGAGGCTGACTGGGTGCTGTTTCCCGAATACTGGCAACTCAACGCCCTGGTGCATGGGCTCAAGTGCCGGGTGTTTCCCAGTGAAGCCAGCTACCGCATCGGCCACGACAAGATCGAGATGACCCGCGCCTTCCAGACCGTCGCCCCGGCCCACACGCCCTGGACAATGATCGAAGCCAACGGCCCGCAGGAACGCGAGGCCATCTGGCAGGCGATGCCACTCCCCTTTGTCGCCAAGGCTCCCCGCGCCAGCATGGGCGAAGGCGTCTGGCTGATCGAGACGCGCGAGGACTGGCAGCGCTACTGCGAGGCGGCGCATGTGCTCTACGCCCAGGAGTACCTGCCGATCGACCGGGACATCCGGGTGGTGATCGTGGGCGACCGGGTGGTGACCGCCTATTGGCGCCATCAGGCGCCGCAGGGGTTCTACAACAACGTGGCGCGCGGCGGACGCATCGACAACGGCCCGGTCCCCAGGGCGGCGACGGCGCTGGCGTTGCAGATCGCCCGCGACCTGGACATCAACCACGCCGGGTTCGACATCGCCATGGTGGGCGATTACCCCTACGTGCTGGAGTTCAACCGCCTGTTCGGCAATCAGGGCCTCAACCGGGGTTCGGACCTGCGCGACGCCATCCTCGACTACCTGCGCAACGAGAGTGACCCAAAGGATCCGGACACCCCGCTGGATCCCGAACCGCCGATGCCGATTGCGGTCTAA
- a CDS encoding TIGR02285 family protein: MSFKAIGWLCVVLLWCADVLADTDKPVITWRAPDFPPFFAGIDGRNGGVLDRLHLLVTDAMPEYQHRYRQSDFARMIYEMERGVSTCSYALLWTPERSTFVAYSDPVIPMLPPGLVLRRDQADRLAPLYGGERRVSLTALLENESLRLGVVRGRSYGRAVDQIARQYFNRVGQNDPRTVRLRHAELLFGLLEAGRVDAILAHSSEVHYYAGSGDTDLVFLALTEQPAYLLQYYGCPRGAWGNAIIDVVDKVLEDPVIRQEGRDLYRQTLLPVDRRAYDDVFDLFMERRRALP, from the coding sequence ATGTCCTTCAAGGCCATTGGCTGGCTGTGCGTCGTCCTGTTGTGGTGCGCTGACGTTTTGGCCGATACCGATAAGCCGGTGATCACCTGGCGCGCGCCTGATTTCCCGCCTTTCTTTGCCGGTATCGACGGCCGTAACGGTGGCGTGCTGGATCGATTGCACCTGCTGGTCACCGACGCCATGCCCGAGTATCAGCATCGCTACCGGCAGTCGGATTTTGCGCGGATGATCTACGAGATGGAGCGGGGTGTTTCCACCTGTTCCTATGCGTTGCTCTGGACCCCGGAGCGATCCACCTTCGTGGCCTATTCGGATCCGGTGATTCCCATGCTGCCGCCGGGGCTGGTGCTGCGACGTGATCAGGCTGACCGCCTGGCGCCACTGTATGGCGGTGAGCGGCGCGTCAGCCTCACGGCATTGCTTGAGAACGAAAGCCTGCGATTGGGGGTCGTGCGCGGGCGTAGCTATGGGCGCGCCGTCGACCAGATTGCGCGTCAGTACTTCAACCGGGTCGGCCAGAACGACCCGCGCACCGTCCGCTTGCGTCACGCGGAGTTGCTGTTCGGGCTGCTCGAAGCCGGGCGGGTCGACGCTATCCTGGCTCACTCATCCGAGGTTCACTATTACGCCGGCTCCGGCGACACCGACCTGGTCTTCCTGGCCCTGACCGAGCAGCCTGCCTATCTGCTGCAGTACTACGGCTGCCCGCGCGGGGCGTGGGGCAATGCCATCATCGATGTCGTTGATAAGGTGCTGGAGGATCCCGTCATCCGCCAGGAAGGGCGGGATCTCTATCGCCAGACGCTGCTGCCGGTCGACCGTCGTGCCTACGACGATGTGTTCGACCTCTTCATGGAGCGGCGCAGGGCGCTGCCGTAG
- a CDS encoding DUF2721 domain-containing protein: MTLTLTTPALLFPAISLLLLAYTNRFLVLAQLIRQLKQMESERDYELLARQIGGLRKRIVLTKRMQACGVLSFLLCTISMFTLFLGFHTTGIICFGASLVLLSMSLLYSLYEIVISNNAINIELEDFEARHKTAD, encoded by the coding sequence TTGACCCTGACTCTCACCACGCCCGCCCTGCTGTTTCCCGCCATTTCCCTGCTGCTGCTGGCCTACACCAACCGTTTCCTGGTTCTGGCACAGCTGATCCGGCAACTCAAACAGATGGAAAGCGAGCGGGATTACGAGCTGCTGGCGCGACAGATCGGCGGGCTGCGCAAGCGCATCGTGCTGACCAAGCGTATGCAGGCCTGCGGTGTGCTGAGTTTCCTGCTGTGCACCATTTCCATGTTCACCCTGTTCCTGGGCTTTCACACCACCGGGATCATCTGCTTCGGGGCCAGCCTGGTGCTGCTGTCGATGTCACTGCTCTACTCGCTGTATGAGATCGTGATTTCCAACAATGCGATCAATATTGAGCTGGAGGATTTCGAGGCGCGGCACAAGACCGCGGACTGA
- a CDS encoding SDR family NAD(P)-dependent oxidoreductase: protein MNIDLQGKVAIVTGSTQGIGLAIAKGLAGCGATVVVNGRKQAAVDAAVAKVRESATGAEVRGVAADLATAEGCQALVEAEPTADILVNNVGVFGPQDFFDTPDDEWQRFFDVNVMSGVRLSRAYLPGMENKGWGRVIFLSSESALNIPADMIHYGFTKTANLSVSRGLAKRMAGTGVTVNAVLPGPTMSEGVEGMLKEAAEASGKSVQETAIDFVKAERPSSIIQRPAEVDEVANLVVYVASPLSSATTGAALRVDGGVVDSIA, encoded by the coding sequence ATGAACATCGATCTTCAAGGTAAAGTCGCCATCGTCACCGGGTCCACCCAGGGCATCGGCCTGGCCATCGCCAAAGGCCTGGCCGGATGCGGTGCCACGGTTGTGGTGAACGGCCGCAAGCAGGCCGCCGTGGACGCGGCCGTGGCCAAGGTGCGGGAAAGCGCTACCGGTGCGGAAGTACGCGGCGTCGCCGCCGACCTGGCCACCGCCGAGGGCTGCCAGGCGCTGGTTGAGGCCGAGCCGACCGCCGATATTCTGGTCAACAATGTGGGCGTGTTCGGTCCGCAGGACTTCTTCGACACGCCGGACGACGAGTGGCAGCGCTTCTTCGACGTCAACGTGATGTCCGGCGTGCGGCTGTCCCGGGCCTATCTGCCGGGCATGGAGAACAAGGGCTGGGGCCGGGTGATTTTCCTGTCCTCCGAATCCGCGCTGAACATTCCGGCGGACATGATCCACTACGGTTTCACCAAGACCGCCAACCTGTCGGTTTCCCGCGGCCTGGCCAAGCGCATGGCAGGCACCGGCGTGACCGTCAACGCGGTGCTGCCGGGGCCGACGATGTCCGAGGGCGTGGAAGGCATGCTGAAGGAGGCCGCCGAAGCCTCCGGCAAGAGCGTGCAGGAAACCGCCATCGACTTCGTCAAGGCCGAGCGTCCCAGCTCGATCATCCAGCGTCCCGCCGAGGTGGACGAGGTCGCCAACCTCGTGGTTTACGTGGCCTCGCCGCTGTCTTCCGCCACCACCGGCGCCGCATTGAGGGTCGATGGTGGGGTTGTGGACAGCATCGCCTGA
- a CDS encoding MFS transporter: MPVALLALTVGAFGIGVTEFVIMGLLMEVSTDLDVTISSAGMLISGYALGVVVGAPVMTTLTAAWPRKLTLLILMVVFTVGNAVCALAPNYEVLMVARVVTAFAHGTFFGVGSIVATGLVAPERKASAIAVMFTGLTVANILGVPFGTWLGQTLDWRATFWAVTLVGLAALAVIALFVPRDQGTPETPDWRADLRALGRLPVVLGLLTTVLGFGGVFAVFTYIAPILTQVSGFADAAVSPILLVFGGGLIIGNLLGGRLADRHLVPTVLGSLLALAATLGLLSLVLESQWLTIAFVGLLGVTAFATVAPLQMWVLSKAEGAGQSMVSSINIAAFNLGNAIGAWLGGAVIDQGLGLSALPWVAALIPLAAIATALLSLRLEQRRAPQELSFDSACPSE, encoded by the coding sequence CTGCCCGTCGCGCTGCTGGCCCTGACCGTCGGCGCCTTTGGCATAGGCGTGACCGAATTCGTCATCATGGGCCTGCTGATGGAAGTCAGCACAGACCTGGACGTCACTATCTCGTCAGCCGGCATGCTGATCTCCGGCTACGCCCTGGGCGTGGTCGTCGGCGCCCCGGTGATGACCACCCTGACCGCCGCCTGGCCGCGCAAGCTGACGCTGCTGATCCTGATGGTGGTCTTCACCGTGGGCAACGCCGTCTGCGCCCTGGCCCCCAACTACGAAGTTCTGATGGTCGCCCGCGTGGTCACCGCCTTCGCCCACGGCACTTTCTTCGGCGTCGGCTCCATCGTCGCCACCGGGCTGGTCGCGCCCGAGCGCAAGGCCTCGGCCATTGCGGTCATGTTCACCGGGCTGACGGTAGCCAACATCCTGGGCGTGCCTTTCGGCACCTGGCTCGGTCAGACCCTCGACTGGCGGGCGACATTCTGGGCCGTCACCCTGGTGGGCCTGGCCGCACTGGCGGTCATCGCCCTGTTCGTTCCCCGCGACCAGGGCACGCCGGAAACGCCCGACTGGCGGGCCGACCTGCGCGCCCTGGGGCGGCTGCCGGTGGTGCTGGGCCTGCTGACCACGGTACTGGGCTTCGGCGGTGTGTTCGCCGTATTCACCTACATCGCACCCATCCTGACTCAAGTCTCGGGGTTTGCAGACGCCGCTGTGTCGCCCATCCTGCTGGTATTCGGCGGCGGGCTGATCATCGGTAACCTGCTGGGCGGGCGTCTGGCGGATCGCCACCTGGTGCCGACGGTGCTGGGCAGCCTGCTGGCGCTGGCGGCCACGTTGGGTCTGTTGTCGCTGGTGCTGGAAAGCCAGTGGCTGACGATCGCCTTTGTCGGCCTGCTGGGCGTTACCGCGTTCGCCACCGTCGCGCCCCTGCAGATGTGGGTGCTGTCGAAAGCCGAAGGGGCGGGCCAGAGCATGGTGTCCAGCATCAACATCGCCGCGTTCAATCTGGGCAATGCCATCGGCGCCTGGCTGGGCGGTGCGGTCATCGATCAGGGTCTGGGCCTGTCGGCACTGCCCTGGGTTGCGGCCCTCATTCCGTTGGCCGCCATCGCCACGGCGCTGCTGAGCCTGCGGCTGGAACAGCGCAGGGCGCCGCAAGAACTTTCCTTCGACTCGGCCTGTCCGAGTGAGTAG
- a CDS encoding LysR family transcriptional regulator, which translates to MTNLADLRLFVEAARLGSLSAAARTLERSPAAASASLKRLEAELGVRLVERNTRNLRLTPEGLLFRERVAPGLTLIDEARHSVSHDCAEISGEIRFTAPVDFARQWLRPLMDEFRALHSQVRFILQAGDSMRDLVSEPLDLAIRYGELPDSALVARRLLDNRRIVVGSPDYFARHGRPGHPQDLASHNCLTYFFGGSAYRRWSFRRGSEAVVVEVSGDCTSNDGSIVRDWALDGVGLAYKSELDVRADLLAGRLEPAFRDWRGDSVPLNAVYPGTGPRPVRVRQFVDFLRERLRAQQATGPGT; encoded by the coding sequence ATGACCAATCTTGCAGATCTGCGCCTGTTCGTGGAGGCGGCCCGGCTGGGTTCCCTCAGTGCCGCCGCGCGCACCCTGGAGCGTTCGCCCGCTGCCGCCAGTGCCAGCCTCAAGCGTCTGGAGGCGGAACTGGGCGTGCGGCTGGTGGAGCGCAACACCCGCAACCTGCGTCTGACACCCGAGGGTCTGCTGTTCCGCGAGCGGGTGGCGCCGGGGCTGACCCTGATCGACGAGGCCCGGCATTCGGTGAGCCACGACTGCGCCGAAATCAGTGGTGAAATCCGGTTCACGGCACCGGTGGATTTTGCCCGCCAGTGGCTGCGCCCACTGATGGACGAATTCCGCGCCCTGCATTCACAAGTGCGATTCATCCTGCAGGCGGGGGATTCCATGCGGGATCTGGTGTCCGAGCCGCTGGACCTGGCGATCCGCTACGGTGAGCTGCCGGACTCCGCGCTGGTGGCCCGTCGGCTGCTGGACAATCGACGCATCGTGGTCGGCTCGCCGGACTATTTTGCCCGCCACGGCCGGCCCGGCCACCCGCAGGACCTGGCCTCCCACAACTGCCTGACCTACTTCTTCGGCGGCAGTGCCTACCGGCGCTGGTCGTTCCGCCGGGGCAGCGAGGCGGTGGTGGTGGAGGTCAGCGGCGACTGCACCAGCAACGACGGCTCCATTGTCCGGGACTGGGCGCTCGACGGCGTCGGTCTGGCCTACAAGAGCGAGTTGGACGTCAGGGCGGACCTGCTGGCCGGCCGCCTGGAGCCGGCCTTCCGCGACTGGCGCGGCGATTCGGTGCCCCTCAACGCTGTGTATCCGGGCACCGGGCCGCGACCGGTGCGGGTGCGCCAGTTCGTGGATTTTCTGCGGGAGCGGCTGAGGGCCCAGCAGGCGACTGGTCCGGGTACCTGA
- a CDS encoding ion channel produces the protein MIVFSTLRRHSRQELTRRLQVNMASRLRRILGWLLVLAVLHVVAMVVFENLAVGDATWLTLTTLTTVGYGDFSATTAAGRAATTVLLYLAGITMMAQLASDYIDFRLKRKQDMLNGRWRWQMKDHVLIIHSPARNPDVYFRRLVDQLRATDTFADRPVQILTDAFPDGLPANLRERGVVHHHGESSDPEALRAVTPEAARAIIILARDEDSRISDSVTLDVLMQLNTLCGEHQPYTVAECVDTDNRVRASQLGADSTLRPIRAYPEMLVRSLVARGSEKVLENLFTHHDDHPMRYPVDLRNALWAEVACKLVAGGMGTLMAYVTADEEVICHPAHNHRFDATALILMVREEYIPGETEVRACIDRPMASFMADSQ, from the coding sequence ATGATCGTATTCAGCACGCTGCGCCGGCATTCGCGTCAGGAACTGACCCGACGGCTGCAGGTCAACATGGCCTCGCGCCTGCGCCGTATCCTGGGCTGGTTACTGGTGCTGGCCGTGCTGCACGTCGTGGCCATGGTGGTCTTCGAGAATCTGGCGGTGGGCGACGCCACCTGGCTGACGCTCACCACACTCACTACGGTCGGCTACGGCGATTTCTCCGCCACGACCGCGGCCGGGCGGGCGGCGACCACCGTGCTGCTCTACCTGGCCGGCATCACGATGATGGCGCAGCTGGCCAGCGATTACATCGATTTCCGGCTCAAACGCAAACAGGACATGCTCAACGGCCGCTGGAGGTGGCAGATGAAAGATCACGTACTGATCATCCACAGCCCGGCCCGTAACCCGGACGTCTACTTCCGCCGTCTGGTGGACCAGTTGCGAGCCACCGACACTTTCGCCGACCGGCCGGTGCAGATCCTCACCGACGCCTTTCCCGATGGCCTGCCCGCCAACCTGCGTGAACGCGGCGTGGTGCATCACCACGGTGAGTCGTCCGACCCGGAAGCCCTGCGTGCTGTCACACCCGAAGCCGCGCGCGCCATCATCATCCTGGCCCGGGACGAGGACAGCCGCATCTCCGACAGCGTCACCCTCGACGTGCTGATGCAGCTCAATACGCTCTGCGGCGAGCACCAGCCCTACACCGTGGCGGAGTGCGTGGATACGGACAACCGCGTCCGCGCCAGCCAGTTGGGGGCTGACAGCACCCTGCGCCCGATCCGCGCCTATCCGGAAATGCTGGTGCGTTCGCTGGTGGCACGGGGCTCCGAGAAGGTGCTGGAAAACCTGTTTACCCACCACGACGACCACCCGATGCGTTATCCGGTGGACCTCAGGAACGCGCTGTGGGCGGAAGTGGCCTGCAAACTGGTGGCCGGCGGCATGGGCACGCTGATGGCCTATGTCACCGCCGACGAGGAAGTCATCTGTCACCCGGCCCACAACCACCGTTTCGACGCCACCGCCCTGATCCTGATGGTGCGTGAAGAATACATCCCCGGCGAAACCGAGGTGCGCGCCTGCATCGACCGGCCCATGGCGTCCTTCATGGCTGACAGTCAGTAA
- the alr gene encoding alanine racemase, with translation MARPAVADIDLDSIRANFRLATTLAPQGKALAVVKADAYGHGAVRVARSLAGEAEAFAVASIEEARTLRHAGLPHPVLLLEGFFEESELDEIAREGYWSAVHDTAQIDQIARADLPRPITVWLKVDTGMHRLGFSGAEAVAAYQRLSGLPQVERVVVMTHLANADQAVADRVSVADQIERLPPALRAPGIETSVANSAGLLDHDQARLDWQRPGIMLYGASPLAVENDHSQQLQAAMTLKSKIIAMRWVEPGEQVGYGGRFVARDRRRIGTVAMGYADGYPRQAVEGTPVLVDGQRAPLVGRVSMDMLTVDLTDLPNARIDSEVELWGKRLSANEVAECCDTIAYHLFTGVTARVPRVYRGR, from the coding sequence ATGGCCCGACCCGCCGTTGCCGACATCGATCTGGACAGTATCCGCGCCAACTTCCGCCTGGCCACCACGCTGGCCCCGCAGGGTAAAGCGCTGGCCGTGGTGAAGGCAGACGCCTACGGCCACGGCGCGGTGCGCGTGGCCCGCAGCCTGGCGGGCGAGGCCGAAGCGTTTGCCGTCGCCTCCATCGAGGAAGCCAGAACGTTGCGCCATGCGGGGCTGCCGCATCCGGTTCTGCTGCTGGAAGGGTTCTTCGAGGAATCGGAGCTGGACGAGATCGCCCGCGAAGGCTATTGGAGCGCGGTGCACGATACCGCCCAGATCGACCAGATTGCCCGGGCTGACCTGCCCCGCCCCATTACCGTGTGGCTGAAGGTGGACACGGGGATGCACCGGCTGGGTTTCAGCGGCGCGGAAGCGGTGGCGGCCTACCAGCGGCTGAGCGGCCTGCCCCAGGTCGAGCGCGTGGTGGTGATGACGCACCTGGCCAACGCGGATCAGGCGGTGGCGGACCGCGTGTCCGTGGCGGACCAGATCGAACGGTTGCCGCCGGCGTTGCGTGCGCCGGGCATCGAAACCAGCGTCGCCAATTCGGCCGGCCTGCTGGACCACGATCAGGCCCGGCTGGACTGGCAGCGGCCTGGCATCATGCTCTATGGCGCCTCGCCGCTGGCGGTGGAGAACGATCACAGCCAACAGCTGCAGGCGGCCATGACCCTGAAGAGCAAGATCATCGCCATGCGCTGGGTCGAGCCCGGCGAGCAGGTCGGCTACGGCGGCCGCTTCGTCGCCCGGGATCGCCGCCGCATCGGCACGGTCGCCATGGGCTACGCCGACGGCTACCCGCGTCAGGCGGTGGAGGGCACGCCGGTTCTGGTCGACGGTCAGCGTGCCCCGCTGGTCGGCCGGGTGTCCATGGACATGTTGACCGTGGACCTCACTGACCTTCCCAACGCGCGGATCGACAGCGAGGTGGAACTCTGGGGCAAGCGCCTGTCCGCCAACGAGGTGGCCGAATGCTGCGATACCATCGCCTATCACCTGTTCACCGGTGTCACCGCCCGAGTACCGCGCGTTTACCGCGGACGCTGA
- a CDS encoding D-amino acid dehydrogenase, translating into MKIAVLGGGVAGVSSAWYLANSGHEVTVIERREAVADETSFGNAGMLSFGYTSPWAAPGVPFKALKWMMQDMAPILVSPSAMNGRTAQWLFQMLGQCSEKAYRINKQRMLRISEYSRTCLDDLTRRVALDFDHRSQGTIELFREQQKMDSIGADLASLRACGVTHEVIDHAGCIRHEPALANVADKFVGGLRFPQDGTGDCNRFTKGLARHCADAGVEFLLGTTIDGLERSGDTLTGIRTSRGRIEADAYVMALGSYSPLLLHPLGFRLPIYPIKGYSLTLPLLDANRAPQSTVMDESFKVAVTRFDDRIRVGGTAEIADFDLSLQAKRRKPTAFVVNDLFPGAGDLDNASFWCGLRPMTPDSVPVVGQTPIRNLYMNTGHGTLGWTMSQGSARLVTDVINGRRPDIDTDGLSIQRYLH; encoded by the coding sequence ATGAAGATTGCGGTTTTGGGTGGCGGTGTGGCGGGCGTATCCAGCGCCTGGTATCTCGCCAATTCGGGGCATGAGGTCACGGTCATCGAGCGGCGCGAGGCGGTCGCGGACGAAACCAGCTTCGGCAACGCCGGCATGCTGTCGTTCGGCTATACGAGCCCCTGGGCCGCTCCGGGCGTTCCCTTCAAGGCACTGAAGTGGATGATGCAGGACATGGCGCCGATCCTGGTAAGCCCCAGCGCGATGAACGGGCGCACCGCCCAGTGGCTCTTCCAGATGCTGGGCCAGTGCTCGGAAAAGGCTTATCGGATCAACAAACAGCGTATGCTGCGCATCTCGGAGTACAGCCGCACCTGCCTGGACGACCTGACCCGTCGGGTGGCTCTGGATTTCGACCACCGCAGCCAGGGCACCATCGAGCTGTTCCGCGAGCAGCAGAAAATGGACAGCATCGGCGCCGACCTGGCGTCGCTTCGGGCATGCGGCGTCACCCACGAGGTCATCGACCACGCCGGCTGCATCCGGCACGAACCGGCCCTGGCCAACGTGGCGGATAAGTTCGTCGGCGGCCTGCGTTTTCCCCAGGACGGCACCGGTGACTGCAACCGGTTTACCAAGGGGCTGGCCCGTCACTGCGCCGACGCCGGCGTCGAGTTCCTACTGGGCACCACCATTGACGGCCTGGAGCGATCCGGCGACACCCTCACCGGTATCCGCACGTCGCGGGGGCGGATTGAGGCGGACGCCTACGTGATGGCCCTGGGCAGCTACTCACCGCTGCTGCTCCATCCCCTGGGCTTCCGGCTGCCGATCTACCCCATCAAGGGCTATTCCCTCACCCTGCCGCTGCTGGACGCCAACAGGGCGCCGCAATCGACGGTGATGGACGAGTCCTTCAAGGTGGCCGTCACCCGCTTCGACGACCGCATCCGCGTGGGCGGCACCGCCGAGATCGCCGACTTCGACCTGAGCCTGCAGGCGAAGCGCCGCAAGCCGACCGCGTTCGTGGTGAACGACCTGTTCCCCGGCGCCGGCGACCTGGACAACGCGTCCTTCTGGTGCGGGCTGCGCCCCATGACGCCGGACAGCGTGCCGGTGGTGGGCCAGACCCCGATCCGCAATCTCTACATGAACACCGGGCACGGCACGCTGGGCTGGACCATGTCCCAGGGCTCCGCGCGTCTCGTCACCGACGTCATCAACGGGCGCCGCCCGGACATCGACACCGACGGCCTGTCCATCCAGCGCTACCTCCACTGA
- a CDS encoding RidA family protein, translated as MSEIERLHSTERMSRIVKHQGVIYLCGQTAGDENWDIAEQTERCLEKIKGLLEEAGSGVDRMLSVTIYVRDMKDFAAMNEVWDNWFAERPKPARACVEARMARPPILVEMSVVAAENA; from the coding sequence ATGTCCGAGATCGAACGCCTTCACTCCACCGAGCGGATGAGCCGCATCGTCAAGCATCAGGGCGTGATCTATCTGTGTGGCCAGACCGCCGGCGATGAGAACTGGGATATCGCGGAGCAGACCGAACGCTGCCTGGAGAAGATCAAGGGCCTGCTGGAGGAAGCTGGCAGCGGCGTGGACCGGATGCTGTCGGTGACCATTTACGTGCGCGACATGAAGGACTTTGCCGCCATGAACGAGGTCTGGGACAACTGGTTCGCCGAACGGCCCAAACCCGCCCGCGCCTGCGTCGAGGCGCGAATGGCGCGTCCGCCCATCCTGGTCGAGATGTCGGTCGTCGCCGCCGAAAACGCCTGA
- a CDS encoding winged helix-turn-helix transcriptional regulator: MPRTAARETGSRKRTLDRLDRRILAALQDDGRLSYVELAERVGLSSTPCIERVRRLEKDGYIEGYHARLNPDLLGFSMLVFVEISLSYQSRDAFEKFNEAVENLPFMLECHLVSGDADYLIKARISDMSEYRALLGDMLLVLPGVKNSKSYIVMEEVRESMRLPVDTA, from the coding sequence GTGCCAAGAACCGCTGCAAGAGAGACCGGAAGCCGGAAACGCACTCTGGACCGGCTGGATCGCCGCATCCTGGCCGCGCTCCAGGACGACGGCCGGCTCAGTTACGTCGAGCTGGCGGAGCGGGTCGGGCTCAGTTCCACACCCTGCATTGAGCGGGTCCGGCGCCTGGAGAAAGACGGTTACATCGAGGGCTACCACGCCCGGCTGAATCCGGACCTGCTGGGCTTTTCCATGCTCGTGTTCGTGGAGATTTCCCTGTCCTACCAGTCCCGGGATGCCTTCGAGAAGTTCAACGAAGCGGTGGAGAACCTGCCGTTCATGCTCGAGTGCCACCTGGTGTCGGGTGATGCCGACTACCTGATCAAGGCCCGTATCAGTGACATGTCCGAATACCGGGCGCTGCTGGGCGACATGCTACTGGTGCTGCCCGGGGTCAAGAATTCCAAGAGTTACATCGTTATGGAAGAGGTCCGTGAGTCGATGCGCCTGCCGGTGGACACCGCCTGA
- a CDS encoding LysR substrate-binding domain-containing protein has product MRTRRLPSLSALRAFEAAARHLSAKQAAQELSVTPTAVSHQIRQLEDTLGVSLFVRKPRQLLLTAQGRELLTSLTDAFDTMADAVQRLQAPPERRAVTISTTPAIAVRWLLPWVCQLKDIRPRIDLRVHATHDLTPLDGVTADLAIRYGTGPWPGLVAEKLFDNTFVPACSPSLGLTDPADLPRHTLIHFEPQTSRSLPLDWRTWQAEAGVPGLDVSAGLVFSDETHTIPAAVGGQGIALMSRTLIADELANGQLVEPFGPALQGEPFQLVYPEARRHDPTITVVREWVLGLPGLGRCAAGTPGA; this is encoded by the coding sequence ATGAGAACGCGCCGACTGCCCTCGCTATCCGCCCTCCGTGCCTTCGAGGCCGCCGCCCGCCACCTGAGCGCCAAGCAGGCGGCTCAGGAGCTGTCGGTGACGCCCACCGCCGTCAGCCACCAGATCCGGCAGCTTGAAGACACGCTCGGGGTATCTCTGTTCGTGCGCAAACCGCGGCAACTGCTGCTCACCGCTCAGGGGCGGGAACTGCTGACGTCGTTGACCGATGCCTTCGACACCATGGCCGATGCGGTGCAACGGCTGCAGGCGCCTCCGGAGCGTCGCGCCGTGACGATTTCAACCACGCCCGCCATCGCGGTGCGCTGGCTATTGCCCTGGGTCTGCCAGCTCAAGGACATCCGGCCCCGCATCGACCTTCGCGTCCACGCCACCCACGACCTGACGCCGCTGGACGGCGTGACGGCGGACCTGGCCATCCGCTACGGCACGGGCCCATGGCCGGGGCTGGTGGCGGAAAAGCTGTTCGACAACACGTTTGTCCCCGCCTGCAGCCCATCGCTCGGCCTCACCGACCCGGCCGACCTGCCCCGGCATACGCTGATCCACTTCGAGCCCCAGACGTCCCGCAGCCTGCCACTAGACTGGCGCACCTGGCAGGCTGAAGCCGGCGTACCCGGTCTGGACGTCAGCGCTGGGCTGGTGTTCTCCGACGAAACCCACACCATCCCCGCCGCGGTCGGCGGCCAGGGCATCGCCCTGATGAGCCGCACGCTGATCGCGGACGAACTGGCCAACGGGCAACTGGTGGAGCCTTTCGGCCCGGCGCTGCAAGGGGAACCTTTCCAACTGGTTTACCCGGAGGCGCGGCGCCACGATCCGACCATTACCGTCGTTCGCGAGTGGGTGCTGGGATTGCCGGGACTGGGCCGCTGTGCCGCCGGAACGCCCGGCGCCTGA